One window of the Paraburkholderia sp. PGU19 genome contains the following:
- the smc gene encoding chromosome segregation protein SMC: MRLTSIKLAGFKSFVDPTHFQVPGQLVGVVGPNGCGKSNIIDAVRWVLGESRASELRGESMQDVIFNGSTARKPGSRASVELVFDNADGRAAGQWGQYAEIAVKRVLTRDGTSSYYINNLPARRRDIQDIFLGTGLGPRAYAIIGQGMIARIIEAKPEELRVFLEEAAGVSKYKERRRETENRLHDTRENLTRVEDIVRELTANLEKLEAQAVVATKYKQLQAEGEEKQRLLWLLRKNEAGTEQDKQKRAIEQAQIDLEAHTAKLREVEAQLETLRVAHYSASDAMQGAQGALYEANAEVSRLEAEIKFIVESRNRVQAQIAALTAQREQWLAQAQKAQDDLEDAEIQLGEGEEKAVIAEETAAAKHDAMPALEARWRDAQSQLNEERAGIAQTEQALKLEAAHQRNADQQLQQLQQRQERLKTEAGGLDAPDEAQLEELRMQLAEHEEILSEAQARLADAQDTLPRLDGERRAAQDRVQAESAQIHQLEARLAALRQLQENVQTEGKVQPWLDKHELGALPRLWKKLHVEAGWETALESVLRERLAAVEVSNLDWVKHFVSDAPPAKLAFYAPPAAGQPAAAPPSLRPLLSLVRIDDAGIRAVLNDWLGNAFIADDLPQALSMRAQLPEGGAFVVKAGHVVTRVGVQLYAADSEQAGMLARQQEIENLTRQVRAQALLAEEAKAAAIRAEAAHTQASNALTEVRQQAERATQRVHALQMDVLKLTQAHERYTQRSTQISEELEEITAQIDEQRALRAESEANFERHDGELAELQARFEDNQLAFESLDEELGNARNEARELDRAATDARFAARNSANRIDELKRSIQVAHEQSERVAGSLEDARAELETINEQTAHTGLHDALEIRRAKEESLHAARLELDDLTAKLRASDELRLTTERSLQPLRDRITELQLKEQAARLNAEQFIEQLTAAGVDEADLQAKLTPDMKPSYLQGEVTRINNAITALGPVNMAALDELKAASERKTFLDAQSADLNNAIETLEDAIRKIDQETRTLLQGTFDQVNHHFGELFPRLFGGGQAKLIMTGDEILDAGVQVMAQPPGKKNSTIHLLSGGEKALTATALVFAMFQLNPAPFCLLDEVDAPLDDANTERFANLVRAMSEKTQFLFISHNKIAMEMAQQLIGVTMQEQGVSRIVAVDMETAAGFVQNIV; the protein is encoded by the coding sequence GTGCGTCTGACCTCGATCAAACTCGCTGGCTTCAAGTCATTCGTCGATCCCACGCATTTCCAGGTTCCGGGCCAGCTCGTCGGCGTGGTCGGTCCCAACGGTTGCGGCAAGTCCAACATCATCGATGCCGTGCGCTGGGTGCTCGGCGAATCGCGCGCCTCGGAGCTGCGCGGCGAGTCGATGCAGGACGTGATCTTCAACGGCTCGACAGCGCGCAAGCCGGGTAGCCGCGCCAGCGTCGAACTCGTGTTCGACAACGCCGACGGCCGTGCCGCCGGCCAGTGGGGCCAGTATGCCGAAATCGCCGTCAAGCGCGTGCTGACGCGCGACGGCACGTCGAGCTACTACATCAATAATCTCCCGGCACGCCGCCGCGACATTCAGGACATCTTCCTCGGCACGGGCCTCGGCCCGCGTGCGTACGCGATCATCGGACAGGGCATGATCGCGCGGATCATCGAGGCGAAGCCCGAAGAACTGCGCGTGTTCCTCGAAGAAGCCGCGGGCGTGTCGAAGTACAAGGAACGCCGCCGCGAAACCGAGAACCGTCTGCACGACACGCGCGAAAATCTGACGCGCGTCGAGGATATCGTCCGCGAACTGACGGCGAATCTGGAAAAGCTCGAAGCGCAGGCGGTCGTCGCGACGAAGTACAAGCAGTTGCAGGCCGAAGGCGAAGAGAAGCAGCGCCTGTTGTGGCTGCTGCGCAAGAACGAAGCGGGCACCGAGCAGGACAAGCAGAAGCGCGCAATCGAACAGGCGCAGATCGACCTCGAAGCGCACACGGCGAAGCTGCGCGAAGTCGAAGCGCAGTTGGAAACGCTGCGCGTCGCGCATTATTCGGCTAGCGACGCGATGCAGGGCGCACAAGGCGCGCTGTACGAAGCGAACGCGGAAGTGAGCCGTCTCGAAGCGGAAATCAAGTTCATCGTCGAGTCGCGCAACCGCGTGCAGGCGCAGATCGCCGCGCTGACGGCGCAGCGCGAGCAGTGGCTCGCGCAGGCGCAAAAGGCCCAGGACGATCTCGAAGACGCCGAAATCCAGCTCGGAGAAGGCGAAGAAAAGGCGGTGATCGCCGAAGAGACGGCGGCCGCGAAGCACGACGCGATGCCCGCGCTCGAAGCGCGCTGGCGCGATGCGCAGTCGCAACTGAACGAGGAGCGCGCCGGCATCGCACAGACCGAGCAGGCGCTCAAGCTCGAAGCCGCGCACCAGCGCAACGCCGACCAGCAGTTGCAGCAGTTGCAGCAGCGCCAGGAACGTCTGAAGACGGAAGCGGGCGGGCTGGACGCGCCCGACGAGGCGCAGCTCGAAGAACTGCGCATGCAGCTTGCCGAGCACGAAGAGATTCTGAGCGAAGCGCAAGCGCGTCTTGCCGATGCACAGGACACGCTGCCGCGTCTGGACGGCGAGCGCCGCGCCGCGCAAGATCGCGTGCAGGCGGAAAGCGCGCAGATCCATCAGCTCGAAGCACGTCTGGCCGCGCTGCGCCAGTTGCAGGAAAACGTACAGACGGAAGGCAAGGTTCAGCCGTGGCTCGACAAGCACGAGTTGGGCGCGCTGCCGCGTCTGTGGAAGAAGCTGCATGTCGAAGCCGGTTGGGAAACCGCGCTCGAATCCGTGCTGCGCGAGCGTCTTGCCGCGGTCGAAGTGTCGAACCTCGACTGGGTGAAACACTTCGTCAGCGACGCGCCACCCGCCAAGCTCGCGTTCTACGCGCCGCCCGCAGCCGGTCAGCCGGCCGCTGCGCCGCCGTCGCTGCGGCCGTTGCTGTCGCTGGTGCGCATCGACGACGCGGGTATTCGCGCGGTGCTCAACGACTGGCTCGGCAACGCGTTCATCGCCGACGATCTGCCTCAGGCGCTGTCGATGCGCGCGCAACTGCCCGAAGGCGGCGCGTTCGTCGTGAAGGCGGGGCACGTGGTCACGCGCGTCGGCGTGCAACTGTACGCGGCCGATTCCGAGCAGGCGGGCATGCTCGCGCGTCAGCAGGAAATCGAAAACCTGACGCGCCAGGTGCGCGCGCAGGCGCTGCTCGCCGAAGAGGCGAAGGCGGCCGCGATTCGCGCGGAAGCCGCGCATACGCAGGCATCGAATGCATTGACGGAAGTGCGCCAACAGGCCGAGCGCGCGACCCAGCGCGTGCACGCGCTGCAGATGGACGTGCTCAAGCTCACGCAGGCGCACGAACGCTACACGCAGCGCAGTACGCAGATCAGCGAGGAACTCGAAGAGATCACCGCGCAGATCGACGAGCAACGCGCGTTGCGTGCGGAATCGGAAGCGAACTTCGAGCGCCACGACGGCGAACTCGCCGAATTGCAGGCGCGTTTCGAAGACAACCAGCTAGCGTTCGAGTCGCTCGATGAAGAACTCGGCAACGCGCGCAACGAAGCGCGCGAGCTCGACCGCGCCGCCACCGATGCACGCTTTGCCGCGCGCAACTCGGCGAACCGTATCGACGAGCTGAAGCGCAGTATTCAGGTCGCGCACGAGCAGAGCGAGCGCGTCGCCGGTTCGCTCGAAGACGCGCGCGCCGAACTCGAAACGATCAACGAGCAGACGGCGCACACGGGTTTGCACGACGCGCTCGAAATCCGCCGCGCGAAGGAAGAGTCGCTGCACGCCGCGCGTCTGGAACTCGACGATCTGACCGCGAAGCTGCGTGCTTCGGACGAACTGCGGCTGACCACGGAACGCTCGTTGCAGCCGCTGCGCGACCGCATCACCGAATTGCAGTTGAAGGAACAGGCCGCGCGCCTGAACGCCGAGCAGTTCATCGAGCAGCTGACGGCGGCGGGTGTCGACGAAGCCGACCTGCAGGCGAAGCTCACGCCGGACATGAAGCCGTCGTATCTGCAGGGCGAAGTGACGCGCATCAACAACGCGATCACCGCGCTCGGCCCCGTCAACATGGCCGCGCTCGACGAACTGAAGGCGGCGTCGGAACGCAAGACTTTCCTCGACGCGCAATCGGCCGACCTGAACAACGCAATCGAAACGCTCGAAGATGCGATCCGAAAGATTGACCAGGAAACGCGCACTCTGCTGCAAGGCACCTTCGACCAGGTGAACCATCACTTCGGCGAACTGTTCCCGCGTCTCTTTGGCGGCGGCCAGGCGAAACTCATCATGACGGGCGACGAGATTCTCGACGCCGGCGTGCAGGTGATGGCGCAGCCGCCGGGCAAGAAGAACTCGACGATTCACCTGCTGTCGGGCGGTGAAAAGGCGCTGACGGCGACGGCGCTCGTGTTCGCAATGTTCCAGCTGAATCCGGCGCCGTTCTGTCTGCTCGACGAAGTGGACGCGCCGCTCGACGACGCGAACACCGAACGCTTCGCGAACCTCGTGCGCGCGATGTCGGAGAAGACGCAGTTCCTGTTCATTTCCCACAACAAGATCGCGATGGAAATGGCGCAGCAACTGATCGGGGTGACGATGCAGGAGCAGGGCGTCTCGCGGATCGTGGCCGTCGACATGGAAACGGCTGCGGGATTTGTCCAGAATATCGTTTAA
- a CDS encoding cell division protein ZipA C-terminal FtsZ-binding domain-containing protein, translating into MDELTLGLIGAGAVVVGGVVVYNAWQGAKVRRKMPRPMPADAADPLVRDDQMEQSPFIEPARPTTRRESTAGDPAEAARVEPTFGGVAPLDTPADIQAENTSPNGFPEDEEAAQPGAEVHADDERNEPILPAATTISSAPPAIVDRRIDCIVPIRLSSPVTGDKVLPLAQRLRRAGSKPVHIEGKPEGGAWELLQNGVRYEDLRAAAQLANRSGPLNELEFSEFVTGVQQFADALDASPEFPDMMETVSMARELDGFAAQCDAQLSINVLSDGAPWSANYVQAVASQDGLLLSRDGTRFVKLDAKQSPVFMLQFGDTNFLRDDLTYKGGQMITLVLDVPVADEDILPFRLMCDYAKSLAERIGGRVVDDGRRPLPESALLAIEQQLMTLYAKLEQAGIPAGSPATRRLFSQ; encoded by the coding sequence ATGGACGAGTTGACACTCGGATTGATTGGCGCGGGCGCCGTGGTGGTCGGGGGAGTGGTGGTCTACAACGCGTGGCAGGGCGCGAAGGTGCGCCGCAAGATGCCGCGGCCGATGCCCGCCGATGCGGCGGACCCGCTCGTCCGGGACGACCAGATGGAGCAAAGCCCGTTCATCGAGCCGGCGCGCCCGACGACGCGCCGCGAATCCACTGCGGGCGACCCGGCGGAAGCCGCGCGCGTCGAGCCGACTTTCGGCGGCGTCGCGCCGCTCGATACCCCTGCGGACATCCAGGCTGAGAACACGTCGCCGAACGGTTTCCCCGAAGACGAAGAGGCCGCGCAGCCGGGTGCCGAGGTGCATGCCGACGACGAGCGCAACGAGCCCATTCTGCCTGCCGCCACGACGATTTCGTCGGCACCGCCAGCCATTGTCGATCGCCGTATCGACTGCATTGTGCCGATCAGGCTTTCGTCGCCCGTGACGGGCGACAAGGTGCTGCCGCTCGCGCAGCGTCTGCGCCGCGCGGGCAGCAAGCCGGTGCATATCGAAGGCAAGCCGGAAGGCGGCGCGTGGGAACTGCTGCAAAACGGCGTGCGCTACGAAGACCTGCGCGCGGCCGCGCAGCTTGCGAACCGCAGCGGCCCGCTCAATGAACTGGAGTTCTCCGAGTTCGTCACGGGTGTCCAGCAATTCGCCGACGCGCTCGATGCGTCGCCCGAATTTCCGGACATGATGGAAACGGTGTCGATGGCGCGCGAACTTGATGGCTTTGCGGCGCAGTGCGACGCACAACTGTCGATCAACGTGCTGTCCGACGGCGCGCCGTGGTCGGCCAACTACGTGCAGGCCGTCGCGTCGCAGGACGGACTGCTGCTGTCGCGCGACGGCACGCGCTTCGTCAAGCTCGACGCGAAGCAAAGCCCCGTGTTCATGCTGCAGTTCGGCGACACCAACTTCCTGCGCGACGATCTCACGTACAAGGGCGGCCAGATGATCACGCTTGTGCTCGACGTGCCCGTCGCGGACGAAGACATCCTGCCGTTCCGCCTGATGTGCGATTACGCGAAGTCGCTGGCCGAGCGCATCGGCGGGCGCGTGGTCGACGATGGCCGCCGGCCGCTGCCGGAAAGCGCGCTGCTCGCGATCGAGCAGCAGTTGATGACGCTTTACGCGAAGCTCGAGCAGGCGGGAATCCCCGCCGGCTCGCCGGCGACGCGGCGACTGTTCAGCCAGTAA
- the ligA gene encoding NAD-dependent DNA ligase LigA, which produces MARTKVPDPATSAPAERALWLRAELERANHAYYVLDQPDLPDAEYDRLFKELQQVESEHPDLITPDSPTQRVGGEVASGFRPVVHDMPMLSLNNGFSDEDIAAFDKRVSDALREASVDYACELKFDGLAISLRYVDGQFTQASTRGDGATGEDVTENVRTIRSIPLKLKGKRVPKLLDVRGEVLMFKRDFDKLNQRQRDAEQREFANPRNAAAGSLRQLDSKVTAQRPLSFFAYGIGVLDGIEMPATHSELLDWYHEMGLPVNSERAVVQGAEGLLGFFQKVGGKRDTLPYDIDGVVYKVNRRDQQDTLGFVSRAPRFALAHKFPAQEALTKLLAIDVQVGRTGAITPVARLEPVFVGGATVTNATLHNEDEVRRKDIRIGDTVIVRRAGDVIPEVVGALLDHRPADAHEFVMPTQCPVCGSAIERLPDEAIARCSGGLFCPAQRKQALWHFAQRRALDIDGLGEKIIDQLVELNLVRTPADLFNLGFATLAELDRFAEKSAQNLIDSLEKAKHTTLARFIYALGIRHVGESTAKDLAKHFGSLTPIMDASVEELLEVNDVGPIVAEAIHQFFAEEHNRTVIEQLRAPGKVTWPEGPPAPKAPQGVLAGKTVVLTGTLPTMGRDEAKELLEAAGAKVAGSVSKKTDYVVAGAEAGSKLAKAEELGIPVLDEDGMRKLLEGQTT; this is translated from the coding sequence ATGGCTCGAACCAAAGTCCCTGATCCAGCAACCAGCGCACCCGCCGAGCGGGCGTTGTGGCTGCGCGCCGAACTCGAGCGCGCGAACCACGCGTACTATGTGCTCGACCAGCCGGACTTGCCCGACGCCGAATACGACAGGCTGTTCAAGGAACTGCAGCAGGTCGAAAGCGAGCATCCCGATCTGATCACGCCGGATTCGCCCACGCAGCGGGTCGGCGGCGAAGTGGCGAGCGGCTTTCGGCCCGTCGTGCACGACATGCCCATGCTGTCGCTGAACAACGGCTTTTCGGATGAAGACATCGCGGCTTTCGACAAGCGCGTGTCGGACGCGTTGCGCGAGGCGAGCGTCGACTACGCGTGCGAACTGAAGTTCGACGGCCTGGCCATCTCGCTGCGCTACGTGGACGGCCAGTTCACTCAGGCGTCCACGCGCGGCGACGGCGCGACAGGCGAGGATGTGACGGAGAACGTGCGCACCATCCGCTCGATACCTCTGAAGCTCAAGGGCAAGCGCGTGCCGAAGCTGCTCGACGTGCGCGGCGAAGTCCTGATGTTCAAGCGCGATTTCGACAAGCTGAACCAGCGTCAGCGTGACGCGGAACAGCGCGAGTTCGCGAACCCGCGCAACGCGGCGGCAGGCAGCTTGCGGCAACTGGATTCGAAGGTCACCGCGCAGCGTCCGCTGTCGTTCTTTGCGTATGGGATCGGCGTGCTCGACGGCATCGAGATGCCGGCCACGCACAGCGAACTGCTCGACTGGTATCACGAGATGGGCTTGCCCGTGAACAGCGAGCGGGCCGTCGTGCAGGGCGCTGAAGGGCTGCTCGGCTTTTTCCAGAAGGTGGGCGGGAAGCGCGACACGCTGCCCTACGATATCGACGGCGTCGTCTACAAGGTGAACCGCCGCGACCAGCAGGACACGCTGGGCTTCGTGTCGCGCGCACCGCGCTTTGCGCTCGCGCACAAGTTCCCGGCGCAAGAGGCGTTGACGAAGCTTCTCGCCATCGACGTACAGGTGGGACGCACGGGCGCGATCACGCCTGTCGCGCGGCTCGAGCCGGTGTTCGTCGGCGGCGCGACGGTGACGAACGCGACGCTGCACAACGAGGACGAAGTGCGTCGCAAGGATATCCGCATCGGCGACACTGTCATCGTGCGACGCGCAGGCGACGTGATTCCCGAGGTGGTCGGCGCGCTGCTCGACCACCGCCCGGCCGACGCGCACGAGTTCGTGATGCCGACGCAATGCCCCGTGTGCGGCTCCGCAATCGAACGTCTGCCGGACGAAGCGATCGCGCGCTGCTCGGGCGGTCTGTTCTGTCCGGCACAGCGCAAGCAGGCGCTGTGGCACTTCGCGCAGCGCCGCGCGCTCGATATCGACGGACTGGGCGAGAAGATCATCGATCAACTCGTTGAACTGAATCTGGTGCGCACGCCCGCCGATCTCTTCAACCTGGGCTTTGCGACACTCGCGGAACTCGACCGCTTCGCGGAAAAGTCCGCGCAGAACCTCATCGACTCGCTCGAAAAGGCCAAGCACACCACGCTCGCGCGCTTCATCTACGCGCTCGGCATCCGGCATGTCGGCGAATCGACGGCGAAAGATCTGGCGAAGCACTTCGGCTCGCTCACGCCGATCATGGATGCGTCGGTAGAAGAACTGCTCGAAGTGAACGACGTCGGCCCCATCGTCGCCGAGGCGATCCATCAGTTCTTCGCCGAGGAGCACAACCGCACGGTCATCGAGCAGTTGCGTGCGCCCGGCAAGGTGACGTGGCCGGAAGGCCCGCCCGCGCCGAAGGCGCCGCAAGGCGTGCTGGCGGGCAAGACGGTCGTGCTGACGGGCACGCTGCCCACCATGGGCCGTGACGAGGCGAAGGAGTTGCTGGAAGCGGCCGGTGCGAAGGTGGCCGGCTCGGTGTCGAAGAAGACCGACTACGTGGTGGCGGGTGCCGAAGCGGGCAGCAAGCTCGCAAAGGCCGAGGAACTCGGCATCCCCGTGCTTGACGAAGATGGTATGCGTAAGCTCCTGGAGGGGCAGACAACATGA
- the def gene encoding peptide deformylase produces MIHEILKMGDPRLLRIAKPVDHFDTPELHELVRDMFETMHDANGAGLAAPQIGVDLQVVIFGFGHNERYPDAPSVPETVLINPTITPVSLDTEEGWEGCLSVPGLRGAVSRLSMIRYHGFDQFGKPIDRVAEGFHARVVQHECDHLIGKLYPMRITDFSKFGFTEVLFPDLDPKSDD; encoded by the coding sequence ATGATTCACGAGATCCTCAAGATGGGCGATCCGCGCCTGCTGCGCATCGCCAAGCCGGTCGATCATTTCGACACGCCCGAACTGCACGAGCTCGTTCGGGACATGTTCGAGACGATGCATGACGCCAATGGCGCCGGGCTCGCCGCGCCGCAGATCGGCGTCGATCTTCAGGTCGTCATCTTCGGTTTCGGCCATAACGAGCGTTATCCCGACGCGCCTTCCGTGCCGGAAACGGTGTTGATCAATCCGACCATCACGCCGGTATCGCTGGATACGGAAGAGGGCTGGGAAGGCTGCCTGTCGGTGCCGGGCTTGCGCGGCGCGGTGAGCCGCCTGTCGATGATCCGCTATCACGGCTTCGATCAGTTCGGCAAACCGATCGATCGCGTCGCCGAGGGTTTTCATGCGCGCGTCGTCCAGCATGAGTGCGATCATCTGATCGGCAAACTGTATCCGATGCGTATCACGGACTTTTCCAAGTTCGGCTTTACCGAGGTGCTGTTTCCCGACCTCGATCCGAAATCGGACGATTGA
- a CDS encoding pseudouridine synthase: MRVKLTAKHPRPSSSERTPVRPGSTTARKTTRPAAPAKSAASKRPGGGDGSTGASATRRGAAASGEAPRRAAGKPAGGPGERPARAAGAGSRERSDSSSFERRSTGDRPARKEGAVGSGGFRRDAGDRAERRAPSDRPSRGAASAGAGERAPRFSRDGDERRAPRAPREGDERRSASRFSRDGDERRAPRAPREGDERRSAPRFSRDGDERRAPRAPREGDERRSAPRFSRDGDERRAPRAPREGDERRSTPRFSRDGDERRAPRAPREGDERRSAPRFSRDGDARPAPRAPRDGDERRSAPRFSRDGDERRAPRAPRNGDERRSAPRFSRDGDARPAPRAPREGDERRTALRERSESPRSRFGADRDTTDRRPRSDAPEARGERTYAKPVKSAYASRTDDAPAKAAPRAVKAKHDPRSLDDSFDRPAQFDRAAPKPARKARPEAAPRHRDEGEFNDAPGNLRLSKLMSELGLCSRREADEWIEKGWVTVDGVVIDTLGTKVRPDADIQIDPAAQAMQMKLVTILIHKPVGLVSGQAEDGYEPAVTLVKPENHWDGDQTDTRFSVAHLRQLAPAGRLDIDSTGLLVLTQDGRIAKQLIGGHSEIDKEYLVRVAYGDIETDVEHHFPAESLEQLRHGLELDGVPLKPALVDWQNGEQLRFVLREGKKRQIRRMCELVGLEVVGLKRVRMGQVMLGALPPGQWRYLGPDESF, from the coding sequence ATGCGAGTCAAACTGACAGCCAAGCATCCGCGGCCGAGTTCGTCCGAGCGCACCCCTGTGCGTCCGGGCAGCACGACTGCACGCAAGACGACGCGGCCCGCCGCCCCAGCCAAAAGCGCTGCTTCGAAGCGGCCAGGCGGCGGCGATGGATCTACGGGCGCAAGCGCTACGCGCCGAGGCGCGGCAGCTAGCGGCGAAGCACCGCGGCGCGCTGCCGGCAAGCCGGCAGGCGGCCCGGGCGAGCGGCCCGCGCGCGCAGCGGGCGCGGGTTCGCGCGAACGTAGCGATTCCAGCTCGTTCGAACGCCGCTCGACGGGTGACCGTCCGGCGCGCAAGGAAGGCGCGGTGGGAAGCGGCGGTTTCCGCCGTGACGCGGGCGACCGCGCCGAACGACGCGCGCCGTCGGATCGTCCTTCGCGTGGCGCCGCTTCGGCGGGCGCAGGGGAGCGCGCGCCGCGTTTCTCGCGTGACGGTGACGAACGCCGGGCGCCTCGCGCTCCGCGTGAGGGTGACGAGCGGCGCAGTGCTTCGCGCTTCTCCCGCGATGGCGACGAACGCCGCGCGCCCCGCGCTCCGCGTGAAGGCGATGAACGCCGAAGTGCTCCGCGTTTTTCCCGCGATGGCGACGAGCGCCGCGCGCCCCGCGCCCCGCGTGAGGGCGACGAACGCCGCAGCGCACCGCGCTTCTCCCGCGATGGCGACGAACGCCGCGCTCCTCGCGCCCCGCGTGAAGGCGATGAACGCCGCAGTACTCCGCGTTTCTCCCGCGACGGCGACGAACGTCGGGCGCCTCGCGCCCCCCGTGAGGGTGACGAACGCCGTAGCGCACCGCGCTTCTCCCGCGATGGCGACGCACGCCCCGCTCCCCGCGCTCCGCGTGACGGTGACGAACGCCGCAGCGCACCGCGTTTCTCCCGCGACGGCGACGAACGCCGGGCGCCTCGCGCTCCGCGTAACGGTGACGAACGCCGCAGCGCACCGCGTTTCTCCCGCGACGGCGACGCACGCCCCGCTCCCCGAGCTCCGCGCGAAGGCGACGAGCGCCGCACCGCACTCCGCGAACGCAGCGAATCGCCCCGCTCACGCTTCGGCGCAGACCGCGACACCACCGACCGCCGCCCGCGCAGTGACGCCCCGGAAGCCCGCGGCGAACGCACCTACGCGAAGCCCGTCAAGAGCGCCTACGCGAGCCGCACCGACGACGCACCGGCCAAGGCAGCGCCGCGCGCAGTAAAGGCAAAACACGACCCGCGCTCGCTCGACGACAGCTTCGACCGTCCGGCCCAATTCGACCGCGCTGCCCCGAAACCGGCGCGCAAGGCTCGCCCGGAAGCCGCCCCCCGCCATCGCGATGAAGGCGAATTCAACGACGCCCCCGGCAACCTGCGCCTGTCGAAGCTGATGTCCGAGCTCGGCCTGTGCTCGCGCCGCGAAGCGGACGAATGGATCGAGAAAGGCTGGGTGACCGTCGACGGCGTCGTCATCGATACACTCGGCACGAAGGTGCGCCCCGACGCCGATATCCAGATCGATCCCGCCGCGCAAGCCATGCAGATGAAGCTGGTCACGATCCTCATCCACAAGCCGGTCGGCCTGGTATCGGGTCAGGCGGAAGATGGTTATGAACCGGCCGTGACGCTCGTCAAACCCGAGAACCACTGGGACGGCGACCAGACGGATACGCGCTTTTCGGTTGCGCATCTGCGCCAGCTCGCGCCAGCGGGCCGCCTCGACATCGACTCGACGGGCCTGCTGGTGTTGACGCAGGACGGCCGCATCGCGAAGCAGTTGATCGGCGGTCATTCGGAAATCGACAAGGAATACCTGGTGCGCGTCGCGTACGGCGACATCGAAACGGACGTCGAACATCACTTCCCGGCCGAAAGTCTCGAGCAATTGCGCCACGGCCTCGAACTCGACGGCGTGCCGCTCAAGCCCGCACTGGTCGACTGGCAGAACGGCGAACAACTGCGCTTCGTGCTGCGCGAAGGCAAGAAACGTCAGATTCGCCGGATGTGCGAACTGGTCGGGCTGGAGGTCGTCGGCCTCAAGCGCGTGCGGATGGGTCAGGTCATGCTCGGCGCGTTGCCGCCGGGGCAGTGGCGCTATCTCGGTCCCGACGAGTCGTTCTAA